A stretch of the Actinomyces qiguomingii genome encodes the following:
- a CDS encoding DUF5979 domain-containing protein: protein MRRVVSRLRARSPRRGAPLAVLTVISLFVGTFLGAAVLPVLPVAAAAEVVVPLGGSTARQYGITTSAFPTVSQAFTEGCVRYSPEVIGDQTTTAEVRAGTGNYAAFGYGSNKGVKPQDCPVQYNAAQQSTVNLRPEVTGNVRVGVPFLVATMRHGNRPIYSKVGGMVTVDGTMELKLGDAITAEFPWELTETENICRSTFNADGSYNTSGTGLYAFDRYGNIGLRATWRWDDWNGYEWSSDYHFAYNRNHELISLPTDDRNVNGADLKVGAIYGSDGRSCEDDFLQVSAARISTAWRDPSTQIDYKLKLWGFVNNGENGVCSAGLADEGKLEHLFLTKEGADTFGCLYGSLEQVRHVTFSKYVTTDPSLESAVTPPEFTYTNVSAPGSNALADWTGLAGLRPNGWGTAGTVTDPQEYELLAPDDEAAVKENISNPVTQTSSGWRLVGVDCRTPDGVLKHRDGGDFTDTALDLNTNTLDLDSTQLSQDQRNTDFNCTWHNEYVGRSQITLVKHLGGMTFPAVSTRNWTLTATPELSSPTDDPFPYRTISGVSGQPAVTGQWTRSGTYTLSEAATGNVQGFEQQGEWVCKDQNNRDVAVTDSKVTLAPNQRVTCTVTNIFNTGSIEIRKTVNDPEHGLSNPNKVYTGTYDCGSANGRDFSGTWSTTAGHSDVVSGLPVGATCAISEDTPSGDLKDGSYEWTTPAVDKPTAQVLRAPSVNRVNVTNTIVRNTGTINVSKVVEPEDDTAAGGWTGGADRTFKVDYTCDGDGGSGTLDVSTGTTATLTVPAGTACSFSEAAPETADGDFKDSSYEWAGAGSFDNSRVTVGKGTSETITVTNTYKRVLVDLNLAKRVDGEGYNGGDATFAIDYDCGADYAGTVDVANGASATVQVPRGALCTVSEPAASLNEDLLADAYDWGTPSYEGLDAAEGTMVSAADGGKTVTVVNPTVAAWGKVAVTKNVEPDAGPVAAGATFPVTVTCDAPALGQAENYTGTFDLSATGSTATGTTPYIAAGANCTVSETAPTGNAGLTDASYKWNAGPDDQTVTVQGDRTEQVTVTNTWQRDYGDFTVTKQLTDLDGQGADNTYTGTWTCTHPGDDDATGTWSVTGSGAATLSVTSGPATANGTSAAVLLGSTCTVTEDDPGTPNAADSSYVFSTAGATSGPVTIDSEVRTGNVDVTNVVARTTGGLTITKSVEGAEAGTGFADTDFTFTYTCTPLSGEAVSGTATVRAGQVTEPITGIPEGSSCTVTENTDALPAPIDPYRWDGDGTTMTATPSSGASVSADGASITFTMPGGEDAGVAVAATNTMSERYGSIQVTKTVAEPNKANGFTGAGEKLFPVTVICDGAQAYSGSLTDGETVTVSDIPLGQTCTVTEGTIGGGLADGSYAWGAPTITDPVTVTSEDNSSGTVTVTNTIERVRADVNLSKVLSGELATQFGTDNTYSGTFTCTHSGDAEVTGSWSVDGAGKAAITYDGGQAPFVDSTCTPTEDLDAAGAPDTDPSFSWGEPTYDAATVTADGTATMTVTNTVNRGMGSLTATKVVIGETNGLKDGQTFTLNATCTAPGVDGELTATATVADGETGVAFDREIPAGWTCAISETSPTQDQLKDSSYAWDMVTVYPDQVTITKGETVEVSATNTIRRVTSSLSLNKAYGNGLSEGVVVDDSFSGAVACHYDDAQGTTQDWNLTWTADGAGAATIDGLPEDGLPLGTVCSATEEAPTQDQLKDISYRWAEPVISDPVTIGADGAANALTVTNDAERAAQPLTITKAYTGIDGALTDGATVHGGWSCTQANGSEVGGRWELPAAGGSTTIAEGATGATVFAGADCTLTEDTPIDTAGLMDVSYAWNNPVYDVAADGQTFTDGNTLTGIAQDSDPVLRVTNSTQRIYGALAITKLVEGLDGVTAAAANTYAGTWSCTAPDGSLNEGTWRVTGGGTATLTGNYTQILVGSACTVTETGRPTTPVVGDPSYQWTDPELDGDYGTVSQAQAIAREATSTAEVTNAAAQRLLATGFTVNKALSGATDGATGASYTVDYNCTAGQDTFTGTLTLPADGTAVAVEGVPVGATCTLTEAAPGDDALAAPADGSFTWTAPMTYAVEGADADTSTPGAVTFTLPAGADAAVTATVTNDVVPHAGVDKTFTGTTKHLDTDGNWTGETWDVTYEVAVTNPSQVQDLTYDLVDTPTVPEGTTLNSITVTGGALEDALTQEAGPITVVDGATLPAGATHTYTVVLNVTAPDTGVPGVGDGQCSAQSATDGTAIHNTAAVTSGDVTDTAEDCGDVPTNPKFSARKDGVDVVRNADTYTATYTVTVENTSRAASRIIADVTDTPVLPLTAKITGVAVLEGGQAAADAEIPGITDGVLDGPIILARADSGPVLAGGTAGQDGAITGGGARMITVQVSFTVDSAAADFEDTDYQCGHERADGAPSGVVNTAAMTGDTDGDANNTACLDLRPRLTTSKSVATTGVGTRSTFDVAYAITVTNEGELAQSTGLLRDKPDFAPGLGIDRVTLTVPGGDPVTAQADAEGYYTLTDGDVVAPGQTLQYTLTVTVSVDPSNADYSEELLECSVEADGTRTPGHGLFNEVYPTDGRDASGRSDNTACEPVTPDAGKRIITLRKTGTQVQADGTTNLPGAEFDIYDVDPATDGAAPIAGGVSVDPVDGSLFTSAGLPINRDYWVVETKAPAGHSLLPRPVQFHLGVDADGNTTITLAQTNLTGDTIKVIPAVTDAEGNVIAAIGINIHDVETGTLPLSGGRGIGVYLAGAGLLLTAALVLTITKTSRRRGRRA from the coding sequence ATGCGCAGAGTCGTTTCGCGTCTTCGTGCGCGCTCTCCTCGGCGTGGAGCGCCGTTGGCCGTGCTGACGGTGATATCGCTATTCGTCGGGACTTTCCTGGGGGCAGCGGTCTTGCCTGTGCTGCCGGTGGCCGCAGCGGCAGAAGTAGTAGTCCCCCTCGGGGGATCCACCGCCCGTCAGTACGGCATCACCACCAGCGCCTTCCCGACCGTGTCCCAGGCGTTCACTGAGGGCTGTGTGCGATACAGCCCGGAGGTGATCGGAGACCAGACCACGACTGCAGAGGTGAGGGCCGGCACCGGTAACTATGCCGCCTTCGGGTACGGGTCGAATAAGGGCGTCAAACCGCAAGACTGCCCGGTGCAGTACAACGCGGCTCAGCAGAGCACCGTGAACCTCAGGCCCGAAGTCACGGGAAATGTTCGGGTGGGGGTGCCGTTCCTAGTTGCCACCATGCGCCACGGGAATCGCCCCATCTACTCCAAGGTGGGAGGGATGGTAACGGTCGACGGCACGATGGAGCTCAAACTGGGGGATGCCATCACCGCTGAATTCCCGTGGGAGCTAACCGAGACCGAGAACATCTGCCGCTCGACCTTCAACGCCGACGGCAGCTACAACACCTCGGGCACTGGTCTATACGCCTTCGACAGGTATGGCAATATCGGCCTGCGCGCGACCTGGCGCTGGGACGATTGGAACGGGTACGAGTGGAGCAGCGACTACCACTTCGCCTACAACCGGAACCATGAGCTGATTTCCCTGCCCACTGATGATCGCAACGTGAATGGGGCCGACCTGAAGGTCGGTGCCATTTACGGCAGCGATGGCCGCTCCTGCGAGGATGACTTCCTGCAGGTGAGCGCGGCCCGTATCTCAACCGCGTGGAGGGATCCGAGCACTCAGATCGACTACAAGCTGAAGCTGTGGGGATTCGTCAATAACGGGGAGAACGGCGTCTGCTCCGCTGGCCTGGCGGATGAGGGAAAGCTGGAGCACCTCTTCTTGACCAAGGAGGGCGCCGACACTTTCGGTTGCCTGTACGGCTCTCTGGAACAGGTGCGTCACGTCACCTTCTCCAAGTACGTCACGACCGACCCTTCCCTGGAGAGTGCCGTTACCCCGCCGGAATTCACCTACACGAATGTCTCCGCACCGGGCTCCAACGCCCTGGCCGACTGGACAGGCCTGGCCGGTCTTCGTCCCAATGGTTGGGGAACGGCCGGCACGGTCACCGATCCGCAGGAGTACGAACTGCTTGCGCCCGACGATGAGGCTGCCGTGAAGGAGAACATCTCCAATCCGGTAACACAGACCTCCTCCGGCTGGCGCCTGGTCGGCGTGGATTGCCGGACTCCCGACGGCGTACTGAAGCATCGCGACGGCGGTGACTTCACCGACACGGCCCTGGACCTGAACACGAATACGCTGGACCTGGACTCCACCCAGCTGTCGCAGGACCAGAGGAACACCGACTTCAATTGCACTTGGCACAACGAGTACGTGGGTCGCTCGCAGATAACCCTCGTCAAGCACCTCGGCGGCATGACCTTCCCAGCCGTCAGCACCCGAAACTGGACGTTGACGGCCACACCTGAGCTGAGTTCGCCCACTGACGATCCCTTCCCGTACCGGACGATCTCCGGTGTGTCCGGACAGCCTGCAGTGACCGGGCAGTGGACGCGTTCGGGTACCTACACCCTGTCGGAGGCCGCCACCGGTAACGTGCAGGGCTTTGAGCAGCAGGGGGAGTGGGTCTGCAAGGACCAGAACAACCGGGATGTGGCAGTCACCGACTCGAAGGTGACCCTCGCCCCGAATCAACGCGTCACCTGCACCGTCACCAACATTTTCAACACCGGCTCAATCGAGATCCGAAAGACCGTGAACGATCCCGAGCACGGTCTTAGCAACCCCAACAAGGTCTATACCGGCACCTATGACTGTGGCAGCGCCAATGGCCGCGACTTCTCCGGCACCTGGAGCACAACTGCGGGGCATTCTGACGTGGTCTCCGGCTTGCCCGTCGGCGCCACTTGCGCCATCAGTGAGGACACCCCCAGCGGGGACCTCAAGGACGGCTCCTATGAGTGGACGACGCCCGCTGTCGACAAGCCGACGGCACAGGTCCTGCGCGCACCGTCCGTCAACCGGGTGAACGTCACCAACACCATTGTCCGCAACACCGGCACCATCAACGTCAGCAAGGTCGTTGAGCCGGAAGACGATACCGCCGCGGGCGGCTGGACCGGCGGGGCGGACCGCACCTTCAAGGTGGACTACACCTGCGACGGCGACGGCGGCTCCGGCACGCTGGACGTCTCCACCGGAACCACCGCAACGCTGACCGTCCCTGCGGGAACCGCCTGTTCATTCTCCGAGGCGGCCCCCGAGACCGCGGACGGCGACTTCAAGGACTCCTCTTACGAGTGGGCCGGCGCCGGCAGCTTCGACAACTCCCGCGTCACCGTCGGCAAGGGCACCTCCGAGACCATCACCGTCACCAACACCTACAAGCGCGTGCTGGTGGATCTGAACCTGGCCAAGCGCGTGGACGGCGAGGGCTACAACGGCGGCGACGCCACCTTCGCCATCGACTATGACTGCGGAGCCGACTACGCGGGCACCGTAGACGTCGCCAACGGCGCCTCCGCCACCGTGCAGGTTCCTCGCGGCGCCCTGTGCACCGTCTCCGAGCCCGCCGCCTCCCTGAACGAGGACCTGCTCGCCGACGCCTACGACTGGGGCACCCCCAGCTACGAGGGCCTCGACGCCGCCGAGGGCACCATGGTCAGCGCGGCCGACGGCGGCAAGACCGTCACCGTCGTGAACCCCACCGTGGCCGCCTGGGGCAAGGTGGCTGTCACCAAGAACGTCGAGCCCGATGCCGGCCCCGTGGCCGCGGGCGCGACCTTCCCGGTCACCGTCACCTGTGACGCGCCCGCCCTGGGCCAGGCCGAGAACTACACCGGCACCTTTGACCTGTCGGCCACCGGCTCCACTGCCACCGGCACCACGCCGTACATTGCCGCCGGCGCCAACTGCACCGTCAGCGAGACGGCGCCCACTGGCAACGCGGGCCTGACCGACGCCTCCTACAAGTGGAACGCCGGCCCCGATGACCAGACCGTCACCGTCCAGGGCGACCGCACCGAGCAGGTCACCGTTACCAACACCTGGCAGCGCGACTACGGCGACTTCACCGTCACCAAGCAGCTGACCGACCTGGACGGCCAGGGCGCCGACAACACCTACACCGGCACCTGGACCTGCACGCACCCCGGCGACGACGACGCCACCGGCACCTGGTCGGTGACCGGCTCCGGCGCAGCCACGCTGAGCGTCACCTCCGGGCCCGCCACCGCCAATGGCACCAGCGCCGCCGTGCTGCTGGGCTCCACCTGCACGGTCACCGAGGATGACCCCGGCACTCCCAACGCCGCCGACTCCTCCTACGTGTTCTCCACCGCCGGCGCCACCTCCGGCCCGGTCACCATTGACTCGGAGGTCCGCACCGGCAACGTGGACGTCACCAACGTGGTCGCCCGCACCACCGGCGGGCTGACCATCACCAAGAGCGTGGAGGGCGCCGAGGCCGGCACCGGCTTCGCGGACACCGACTTCACCTTCACCTACACCTGCACCCCGCTCAGCGGCGAGGCCGTCAGCGGCACGGCCACCGTGCGGGCCGGCCAGGTAACCGAGCCCATCACCGGCATCCCCGAGGGCTCGTCCTGCACGGTCACTGAGAACACGGACGCCCTGCCCGCCCCGATCGACCCCTACCGCTGGGACGGTGACGGCACCACCATGACGGCCACGCCATCCAGTGGGGCGAGCGTGTCCGCGGACGGCGCGAGCATTACCTTCACCATGCCCGGCGGCGAGGACGCGGGTGTGGCGGTGGCCGCCACCAACACCATGAGTGAGCGCTACGGCTCCATCCAGGTCACCAAGACCGTGGCGGAGCCCAATAAGGCCAACGGCTTCACCGGCGCCGGGGAGAAGCTCTTCCCCGTCACCGTCATCTGCGACGGCGCCCAGGCCTACTCCGGGTCCCTCACCGACGGCGAGACCGTCACGGTCAGTGACATCCCGCTCGGCCAGACCTGCACGGTCACCGAGGGCACCATCGGCGGCGGCCTGGCCGACGGCTCCTACGCCTGGGGCGCGCCCACCATCACCGACCCGGTCACCGTCACCAGTGAGGACAATTCCTCCGGCACCGTCACCGTCACCAACACCATTGAGCGCGTGCGCGCCGACGTGAACCTGAGCAAGGTGCTCTCCGGTGAGCTGGCCACCCAGTTCGGCACCGACAACACCTACTCCGGCACCTTCACCTGCACCCACTCCGGCGACGCCGAGGTGACCGGCAGTTGGAGCGTGGACGGCGCCGGCAAGGCCGCCATCACCTACGACGGCGGCCAGGCCCCCTTCGTTGACTCCACCTGCACGCCCACCGAGGACCTGGACGCCGCCGGCGCCCCGGACACCGACCCCTCCTTCTCCTGGGGCGAGCCCACCTACGACGCCGCCACCGTGACGGCGGACGGCACCGCCACCATGACGGTCACCAACACCGTGAACCGGGGCATGGGTTCCCTGACCGCCACGAAGGTGGTTATCGGGGAGACGAACGGTTTGAAGGACGGCCAGACCTTCACCTTGAACGCCACCTGCACCGCGCCGGGCGTTGACGGCGAGCTCACCGCCACCGCCACCGTTGCCGACGGCGAGACCGGCGTCGCCTTCGACCGGGAGATCCCCGCCGGCTGGACCTGCGCCATCAGTGAGACCAGCCCCACGCAGGACCAGCTGAAGGACTCCTCCTACGCCTGGGACATGGTCACGGTGTATCCGGACCAGGTCACCATCACTAAGGGTGAGACCGTGGAGGTGTCCGCCACCAACACGATCCGCCGCGTCACCTCCAGCCTGAGCCTAAACAAGGCCTACGGGAACGGGCTGTCCGAAGGCGTCGTCGTGGACGACTCCTTCTCCGGCGCCGTCGCCTGCCACTACGACGACGCCCAGGGCACCACCCAGGACTGGAACCTGACCTGGACGGCCGACGGCGCCGGCGCGGCCACCATTGACGGCCTGCCGGAGGACGGCCTGCCGCTGGGCACCGTCTGCTCCGCCACGGAGGAGGCTCCCACGCAGGACCAGTTGAAGGATATCTCCTACCGTTGGGCCGAGCCGGTCATCTCCGACCCGGTCACCATCGGGGCGGACGGCGCCGCCAACGCGCTCACCGTCACCAACGACGCCGAGCGCGCCGCCCAGCCGCTCACCATCACCAAGGCCTACACCGGCATCGACGGCGCCCTGACCGACGGCGCCACCGTGCACGGCGGCTGGTCCTGCACCCAGGCGAACGGTAGCGAGGTAGGCGGACGCTGGGAGCTGCCCGCCGCTGGCGGCTCCACCACTATCGCCGAGGGCGCCACCGGCGCCACCGTGTTCGCGGGCGCCGACTGCACCCTCACCGAGGACACGCCCATCGACACCGCCGGGCTGATGGACGTCTCCTACGCGTGGAACAACCCCGTCTACGACGTTGCCGCCGACGGGCAGACCTTCACCGACGGCAACACGCTGACGGGTATAGCCCAGGACTCCGACCCGGTGCTGCGGGTAACCAACTCCACCCAGCGCATCTACGGCGCCCTGGCGATCACCAAGCTCGTTGAGGGACTCGACGGCGTCACCGCCGCCGCGGCCAACACCTACGCGGGCACTTGGTCCTGCACCGCCCCGGACGGCAGCCTCAACGAGGGCACCTGGCGGGTCACCGGCGGTGGCACCGCCACCCTGACCGGTAACTACACGCAGATCCTGGTCGGCTCGGCCTGCACGGTCACCGAGACCGGCCGCCCGACCACCCCGGTGGTCGGCGACCCCTCCTACCAGTGGACCGACCCCGAGCTCGACGGCGACTACGGCACCGTGTCCCAGGCACAGGCCATCGCCCGGGAGGCCACCTCCACCGCGGAGGTCACCAACGCCGCCGCGCAGCGGCTCCTGGCCACCGGCTTCACCGTCAACAAGGCCCTTTCCGGGGCCACCGACGGCGCCACCGGCGCGAGCTACACGGTGGACTACAACTGCACCGCCGGCCAGGACACCTTCACCGGCACCCTCACCCTGCCCGCCGACGGCACCGCCGTAGCCGTGGAGGGCGTGCCCGTGGGCGCCACCTGCACCCTTACCGAGGCGGCGCCGGGAGACGACGCGCTTGCCGCGCCCGCGGACGGATCCTTCACCTGGACCGCCCCCATGACCTACGCGGTCGAGGGCGCCGACGCCGACACCTCCACCCCCGGAGCGGTCACCTTCACCCTGCCCGCTGGGGCCGACGCCGCCGTGACCGCCACGGTCACCAACGACGTCGTCCCGCACGCCGGCGTGGACAAGACCTTCACGGGCACCACCAAGCACCTGGACACCGACGGCAACTGGACCGGCGAGACCTGGGACGTCACCTACGAGGTGGCCGTCACCAACCCCTCGCAGGTGCAGGACCTCACCTATGACCTGGTGGACACCCCGACCGTCCCCGAGGGCACCACGCTGAACTCCATCACCGTCACCGGCGGCGCCCTGGAGGACGCGCTCACCCAGGAGGCCGGGCCCATCACCGTGGTCGACGGCGCAACCCTGCCGGCCGGCGCCACCCACACCTATACCGTGGTGCTGAACGTGACCGCCCCCGACACCGGCGTCCCCGGGGTCGGCGACGGCCAGTGCAGCGCGCAGTCCGCCACCGACGGCACCGCCATCCACAACACGGCGGCCGTCACCTCCGGCGATGTCACCGACACCGCCGAGGACTGCGGCGACGTGCCCACCAACCCGAAGTTCTCGGCGCGCAAGGACGGCGTTGACGTGGTCCGCAACGCGGACACCTACACCGCCACCTACACGGTGACGGTGGAGAACACCTCCCGGGCCGCCAGCCGGATCATCGCCGACGTCACCGACACCCCGGTGCTGCCGCTAACCGCCAAGATCACTGGCGTCGCCGTGCTGGAGGGTGGGCAGGCCGCCGCGGACGCCGAGATTCCCGGCATCACCGACGGCGTGCTGGATGGGCCCATCATCCTGGCCCGGGCCGACTCCGGCCCCGTGCTGGCTGGCGGCACCGCTGGCCAGGACGGCGCCATCACCGGCGGCGGCGCCCGCATGATCACCGTCCAGGTGAGCTTCACCGTCGACTCCGCCGCCGCGGACTTCGAGGACACCGACTATCAGTGCGGTCATGAGCGCGCCGACGGCGCCCCCTCCGGCGTGGTCAACACCGCCGCCATGACGGGCGACACCGACGGCGATGCGAATAACACCGCCTGCCTGGACCTCAGGCCCCGGCTGACCACGTCCAAGTCCGTGGCCACCACCGGCGTGGGAACCCGCTCCACCTTTGACGTCGCCTACGCCATCACGGTGACCAACGAGGGCGAGCTGGCCCAGTCCACCGGGCTGCTGCGCGACAAGCCGGACTTCGCGCCCGGCCTGGGCATCGACCGGGTGACCCTGACCGTCCCCGGTGGGGATCCGGTCACCGCCCAGGCCGACGCGGAGGGCTACTACACCCTCACTGACGGAGATGTGGTCGCCCCCGGGCAGACGCTCCAGTACACGCTCACCGTCACGGTGAGCGTGGACCCGAGCAACGCCGACTACTCGGAGGAGCTGCTGGAGTGCTCCGTGGAGGCCGATGGCACCCGCACCCCCGGGCACGGCCTGTTCAACGAGGTCTACCCGACCGACGGGCGCGACGCCTCGGGGCGCTCCGACAACACCGCCTGCGAGCCGGTCACCCCGGACGCCGGCAAGCGCATCATCACGCTGCGCAAGACCGGCACCCAGGTGCAGGCGGACGGCACCACCAACTTGCCCGGCGCCGAGTTCGACATCTACGACGTCGATCCGGCCACGGACGGCGCCGCTCCGATCGCGGGCGGCGTGAGCGTGGACCCGGTGGACGGCTCCCTGTTCACCTCCGCGGGCCTGCCCATCAACCGCGACTACTGGGTGGTGGAGACCAAGGCTCCCGCCGGGCACAGCCTGCTGCCGCGGCCCGTCCAGTTCCACCTGGGTGTGGACGCCGATGGCAACACCACCATCACGCTCGCGCAGACCAATCTGACGGGGGACACCATCAAGGTGATCCCCGCCGTCACCGACGCCGAAGGCAACGTCATTGCCGCCATCGGCATCAACATTCACGACGTCGAAACCGGCACGCTGCCCCTGTCGGGTGGCCGCGGCATCGGCGTGTACCTGGCCGGGGCCGGACTGCTGCTGACCGCAGCACTGGTCCTGACCATCACCAAGACTTCCCGACGCCGGGGCCGCAGGGCCTGA